The following proteins are co-located in the Psilocybe cubensis strain MGC-MH-2018 chromosome 5, whole genome shotgun sequence genome:
- a CDS encoding Enoyl-CoA hydratase AFT3-1, producing MSTSLPDYGALGYKEIIATLDGSVVTVVINRAKYRNTFGGVLDKELINVFQLCDRDDRVRVVILTAEHTAPAYCSGADLTNGWNLLWLEESEKEGEHAHRDSGGQVSLAIMNCRKITIAAINGHAAGVGMTALQLPFDFRFVWAGARLTFPFVRRGIAPEGHSKASYLMLSGAVVSPDSKHISDLYHEIIPTREAVYPTAKAFAEELAANTSQVAVAYTKGLLQHPGDSIEENHLLDSRAIKLLGSSADGHEGVQSFKERRLPKFTGTLSKDSSPWFPWWKRVDVSHYKTKL from the exons ATGTCTACCAGTCTTCCCGATTATGGCGCTTTAGGCTACAAGGAAATTATTGCTACCCTTGATGGATCCGTCgtcactgtcgtcatcaaccGAGCCAAGTA CAGGAACACGTTTGGAGGAGTTCTTGACAAGGAACTTATCAACGTATTCCAACTTTGTGATCGAGATGATCGCGTTCGGGTCGTCATTTTGACAGCAGAACACACAGCACCGGCGTACTGTTCTGGC GCAGATCTAACTAATGGATGGAATCTCCTTTGGCTGGAAGAGTCTGAAAAAGAAGGCGAACACG CTCACCGTGACAGTGGAGGACAAGTTTCGTTGGCCATCATGAACTGCCGTAAAATCACGATAGCAGCAATAAATGGACATGCC GCTGGCGTTGGGATGACGGCCTTACAGCTCCCTTTTGATTTCCGCTTTGTCTGGGCCGGAGCGAGGCTGACCTTCCCATTTGTCCGTCGTGGAATCGCACCAGAAG GTCATTCGAAAGCCAGTTATCTCATGCTTTCTGGGGCTGTTGTGTCTCCGGATTCAAAGCACATAAGCGACCTATATCACGAGATTATTCCTACTCGTGAAGCCGTGTATCCTACGGCCAAAGCATTTGCAGAAGAGCTTGCTGCTAATACTTCACAAGTGGCCGTAGCGTATACTAAAGGCCTTCTGCAACATCCAGGAGACTCTATCGAGGAAAACCATCTCCTTGACTCTAGGGCCATTAAACTCCTAGGAAGCTCTGCCGATGGTCATGAAGGTGTACAATCCTTCAAGGAAAGGCGCCTGCCCAAGTTCACAGGAACTTTATCCAAAGATTCCTCACCATGGTTCCCTTGG TGGAAACGAGTTGACGTTTCACACTACAAAACTAAATTATAA
- a CDS encoding Bifunctional epoxide hydrolase 2, producing the protein MHPALYKDVTVPRGFKYHYYYSPAVDGKPTLLFLHGFPATSYDWRRQVAHFQPKGYGIIAPDILGSGETSAPVDVNAFRMNEVAGDIIQILNTVKVDKVIGFGHDWGSVLLTRLAILYSERFISFVWMALGFVPPYTEPFDLEAAMKFAKALVGYEALAYWEFLISEKAPELIEKNIESFNQLLYPKESPGYWLDWIVNRGKTEEWIISNKQPGRPLWLADAEFEKINQDTVNSGIRSSLNWYKGQMANIDLEDNKKIFVENYKLKSPSFLAAATRDPVSIPDMSIGNLERFGNSVRTVKFDAGHWVHVEKFEEVNKAVEAWLETL; encoded by the exons ATGCATCCTGCCTTGTACAAAGACGTCACAGTACCTAGAGGATTCAAATATCACTACTATTACTCTCCTGCAGTTGATGGAAAGCCTACATTACTCTTTCTCCATGGCTTTCCCGCCACGTCGTATGACTGGAGGAGACAAGTCGCTCACTTCCAACCCAAAGGATACGGCATCATCGCGCCCGATATTCTTGGATCAGGAGAAACATCCGCGCCAGTCGACGTGAATGCATTCCGCATGAACGAAGTTGCAGGAGATATAATCCAAATTTTGAATACCGTGAAGGTGGATAAAGTCATTGGATTTGGCCATGACTG GGGTTCAGTTCTTCTCACTCGTCTGGCAATACTTTACTCGGAGCGATTCATTTCCTTTGTCTGGATGGCGCTTGGTTTTGTACCGCCTTACACCGAACCATTTGATCTGGAAGCTGCAATGAAATTTGCCAAAGCACTCGTAGGCTACGAGGCATTGGCATATTGGGAATTTTTGATATCTGAGAAAGCACCCGAACTTATCGAAAAAAAT ATCGAAAGCTTCAACCAACTCTTATATCCAAAAGAAAGCCCGGGTTATTGGTTGGATTGGATTGTCAATAGAGGAAAAACGGAGGAATGGATAATAAGCAACAAGCAACCCGGAAGGCCATTGTGGCTTGCAGACGCC GAATTCGAAAAAATAAACCAAGATACAGTGAATTCCGGTATACGTTCCTCTTTAAACTGGTACAAAGGCCAGATGGCAAATATAGATTTGGAGGATAACAAAA AAATTTTCGTTGAAAACTATAAACTAAAATCGCCGTCCTTTCTGGCAGCAGCAACGAGGGACCCTGTGTCTATCCCTGACATGTCAATAGGGAATCTAGAAAGATTCGGTAATAGTGTAAGGACCGTCAAGTTCGACGCTGGGCATTGGGTTCACGTCGAGAAATTTGAAGAAGTGAACAAGGCAGTCGAAGCTTGGTTGGAAACTCTTTAA
- a CDS encoding Epoxide hydrolase A, which produces MDPALYKDVVVPRGFKYHYYYSPAAEGKPTLLLLHGFPATSYDWRRQIAYFQPKGYGILAPDSLGSGGSSTPLDVNAFLMNEAAGDIIHILDTENLDKVVGFGHDWGSILLSRLSLLHSDRFIGFVWMGLSFLPPSTQAFDLEAGMQFAKSLVGYEAYAYWQFFISEKAPELIEKNIESFSQLLYPKESPACWLEWITVRGKTEEWMVNNKQPGRPSWLSDEEFDRLNSDVLKSGIRSSLNWYKAQVGNIDLEDNKKIPVENYKLKSPSFLAASMRDPVSVPSMSIAILGQHCDQVKTVEFDAGHWVHVERSEEVNKAVEEWLADLPKA; this is translated from the exons ATGGATCCTGCCTTATACAAAGACGTTGTCGTCCCCAGAGGTTTCAAGTATCACTACTATTATTCTCCTGCTGCTGAGGGAAAGCCAACGTTGCTTTTACTTCATGGATTTCCTGCCACATCTTACGATTGGAGGAGGCAAATCGCGTATTTCCAGCCAAAGGGTTATGGGATTCTCGCGCCTGATAGTCTAGGATCGGGGGGATCATCGACGCCACTCGATGTGAACGCGTTCCTTATGAACGAAGCTGCGGGCGATATCATTCATATCTTGGACACTGAAAATTTGGACAAAGTCGTTGGTTTTGGGCACGATTG GGGTTCTATCCTGCTTTCTCGTTTGTCATTACTTCATTCAGATCGTTTCATTGGCTTCGTCTGGATGGGCCTCTCTTTCTTGCCGCCTTCCACCCAGGCATTTGACTTGGAAGCTGGAATGCAGTTCGCAAAATCACTTGTTGGCTACGAGGCTTATGCTTATTGGCAATTCTTTATATCAGAAAAGGCCCCTGAACTTATCGAGAAAAAT ATTGAAAGCTTCAGTCAACTATTGTATCCAAAGGAAAGTCCTGCCTGCTGGCTCGAATGGATCACCGTCAGAGGTAAAACGGAAGAATGGATGGTGAATAACAAGCAACCAGGCCGGCCATCCTGGCTCAGTGACGAA GAATTCGACAGGTTAAACAGTGACGTGTTGAAATCTGGTATCCGCTCGTCTCTTAACTGGTACAAAGCTCAAGTAGGAAACATCGACTTAGAGGATAACAAGA AAATCCCTGTCGAAAACTACAAACTCAAGTCGCCATCATTTTTGGCGGCTTCAATGAGAGATCCTGTTTCAGTTCCCTCGATGTCAATAGCCATCCTTGGACAACATTGTGATCAGGTGAAAACTGTTGAATTTGATGCTGGACACTGGGTTCACGTTGAAAGGTCTGAAGAAGTGAATAAGGCAGTTGAAGAGTGGTTGGCAGATCTCCCTAAAGCTTGA